In the Flagellimonas sp. MMG031 genome, one interval contains:
- a CDS encoding conjugal transfer protein, which yields MRVTIKQTLWKNPKTLILALILAISLPGRATAQGMPVYDNTNFISMTKSLLESAKQTSELLKTVEFLKEQKDNIVKVNNTIKQLKAVRELARNNEILFNTVQNELRDILNSPYIKAGEVEQVSRAFEQIMDTAIDDLDFVNQILSSDFLKMSDAERTAILMEKKVQSQEMVAELEVKTRRYREIISFRRMQDIINNRETNY from the coding sequence ATGAGAGTAACAATAAAACAAACCCTTTGGAAGAATCCCAAGACTTTGATACTCGCTCTGATCTTGGCCATTTCCTTGCCCGGCCGTGCTACGGCCCAGGGAATGCCGGTGTATGACAATACGAACTTTATCAGCATGACCAAATCCCTGTTGGAATCTGCAAAGCAGACCTCTGAACTGCTAAAGACCGTGGAGTTTTTAAAGGAACAGAAGGACAATATTGTCAAAGTCAACAATACCATTAAACAATTGAAGGCGGTGCGGGAACTCGCACGGAACAATGAAATCCTTTTCAATACCGTGCAAAATGAATTGAGGGATATTTTGAATTCCCCCTATATCAAAGCCGGGGAGGTGGAACAGGTATCCAGAGCCTTTGAACAGATCATGGATACGGCCATTGATGATCTCGATTTTGTAAACCAGATTTTGTCCAGTGATTTTTTGAAGATGTCCGATGCGGAGCGCACGGCCATTTTGATGGAAAAAAAAGTGCAGTCGCAGGAAATGGTGGCCGAGTTGGAGGTCAAGACACGAAGGTACCGGGAAATCATCTCCTTTCGGCGTATGCAGGATATCATCAATAACCGGGAAACCAATTACTGA
- the traM gene encoding conjugative transposon protein TraM: protein MKTQKNKIVFVLVLACMVLFITIYSIVTFGKPKKESLDVGRIPMPDLEDTSVEFETKLEAVEAIKVEKQSTAPQVYPDHMVDDKGYFNPDYMEYEKQRIIDSVFDTNAFTAKKVSVSDAGVMSRLGTVKKVKVDDEKLTMGSPRTETELGLVHQLFFASNPKRNRSDGNLPTTAVAKVYVDGDQTLRDGQRLDLRLAHDYVVDGKRMPGGTRLYGFVKIRPNRVMVELTRLGTTLMDMQAYDAQDGQEGIYVKNHLLGEVVDRSLDEGLGEINVPGVPQFNGIKRIFQRDQRTVKVQISDHYQFFLIPRS from the coding sequence ATGAAAACACAGAAGAATAAAATAGTTTTTGTGCTGGTACTGGCATGTATGGTACTCTTTATCACCATATATAGCATCGTCACTTTTGGTAAGCCAAAAAAGGAAAGCCTTGATGTAGGGAGGATCCCCATGCCGGATCTGGAGGACACTTCGGTGGAGTTTGAAACCAAACTGGAAGCCGTGGAAGCCATCAAGGTGGAAAAACAATCCACGGCACCACAAGTGTATCCCGACCACATGGTGGATGATAAAGGGTATTTCAATCCCGATTATATGGAATATGAAAAGCAGCGTATCATAGACAGTGTCTTTGATACCAATGCCTTTACTGCGAAAAAAGTTTCTGTGTCGGATGCAGGCGTAATGTCCAGGTTGGGGACTGTAAAGAAGGTAAAGGTAGACGATGAAAAGTTGACAATGGGTTCCCCAAGGACGGAAACGGAGCTAGGATTGGTACATCAACTGTTCTTTGCCTCCAATCCAAAAAGGAACCGTTCCGATGGAAATTTACCAACTACTGCTGTGGCCAAGGTGTATGTGGATGGGGACCAGACCCTTCGGGATGGACAACGATTGGACTTGCGACTCGCCCATGACTATGTTGTGGATGGGAAAAGGATGCCAGGAGGTACCCGCCTCTATGGCTTTGTAAAGATAAGGCCCAACCGGGTGATGGTGGAACTTACCCGATTGGGGACAACCCTTATGGATATGCAAGCCTATGATGCCCAGGATGGGCAGGAAGGGATTTATGTGAAGAACCATCTGCTGGGTGAAGTGGTGGATCGGTCTTTGGATGAGGGCCTTGGAGAGATCAATGTGCCGGGTGTGCCCCAGTTCAATGGGATCAAACGCATATTTCAGCGTGATCAACGTACCGTTAAAGTTCAGATTTCCGACCATTATCAATTTTTCTTAATACCTAGATCATGA
- a CDS encoding conjugal transfer protein TraK has product MKTPFKSIVHVLRLNRFVVLGVVIASGLVCMVAMVLVGRIYRESLNGAFVVNGEGEVIPLSWAEQRDHLEVEALAHLEQFHRWFYGVDAGSYEKNMEKALWLGNASVGAVFQQKKADGFYNRLLQYSLVQEVIRIDTELDWDGSSFAFRTQLHIRINRGTVTDTYELVTSGHLIQVERNFPHNPHGLLITDFFENSLRKLETHENTEE; this is encoded by the coding sequence ATGAAAACACCTTTTAAAAGTATTGTTCATGTGCTGCGGCTCAACCGTTTTGTGGTTCTTGGCGTGGTTATCGCCTCGGGTTTGGTCTGTATGGTTGCTATGGTCCTAGTGGGCAGGATATACCGTGAATCGTTGAACGGGGCCTTCGTGGTCAATGGGGAAGGGGAGGTCATACCGCTTTCCTGGGCCGAACAACGAGATCATCTGGAAGTGGAGGCCCTGGCCCATTTGGAACAGTTTCATAGGTGGTTTTATGGGGTGGATGCCGGCAGTTATGAGAAGAACATGGAGAAGGCCCTTTGGTTGGGCAATGCCTCCGTTGGTGCTGTCTTTCAACAGAAAAAGGCAGACGGTTTCTATAACCGGTTGTTGCAATATTCCCTTGTGCAAGAGGTCATCCGAATCGATACAGAGCTGGATTGGGATGGGTCTTCCTTTGCGTTTAGGACCCAATTGCACATACGGATCAATCGGGGAACCGTCACCGATACCTATGAACTGGTGACCTCGGGACATTTGATCCAGGTGGAACGGAATTTTCCCCATAATCCTCATGGATTGTTGATCACTGATTTTTTTGAAAACTCACTTCGTAAACTAGAAACTCATGAAAACACAGAAGAATAA